A section of the Arcobacter roscoffensis genome encodes:
- the pyrC gene encoding dihydroorotase has protein sequence MKDKNSFIINSALDMHLHLRDDDMLKLVAPKTSNTFAGALIMPNLLPPITTKEALLAYKKRIQEACKNDEFEPHVTIFFQVDYSYEFLKEIKDEIIAVKLYPFGVTTNSETGVSSMDVEVLRPTLESMEKLGIPLCVHGETKGFMMDREKEFLPIYESLAINFPDLKIMMEHISSKESIDLLKKYDNLYATITVHHLMLTLDDVVGGMLNPHAFCKPIVKKPEDRKALLQLALSAHPKVMFGSDSAPHQKNTKECHHGAAGVFTSPIALQVLTQLFEEHGKLDNLNAFISLNAQRIYNLNPIKKEIRLIKKDFIVPEVYSYKSEQVVPLFAGQKLVWSIS, from the coding sequence TTGAAAGATAAAAATAGTTTTATAATAAATTCTGCTTTAGATATGCACCTTCATTTAAGAGATGATGATATGCTAAAGCTTGTAGCACCAAAAACATCAAATACTTTTGCTGGTGCCTTAATTATGCCAAATCTTTTACCTCCTATTACGACGAAAGAAGCTTTATTAGCATACAAAAAAAGAATTCAAGAAGCATGTAAAAATGACGAGTTCGAACCTCATGTAACTATCTTCTTTCAAGTTGATTACTCATATGAGTTTTTAAAAGAAATTAAAGATGAGATTATTGCAGTTAAACTATATCCATTTGGTGTTACTACAAACTCCGAAACAGGAGTTTCTTCTATGGATGTTGAGGTTTTAAGACCAACTTTAGAATCTATGGAAAAACTTGGAATTCCTTTATGTGTTCATGGTGAGACAAAAGGTTTTATGATGGATAGGGAAAAAGAGTTTTTACCTATTTATGAATCTTTGGCTATTAATTTTCCAGATTTAAAAATCATGATGGAGCATATTTCTAGTAAAGAATCAATTGATTTACTAAAAAAATATGATAATCTTTATGCAACAATTACAGTTCATCACTTAATGCTTACACTGGATGATGTAGTAGGTGGAATGTTAAATCCCCATGCATTTTGTAAACCAATAGTTAAAAAACCTGAGGATAGAAAAGCTTTACTTCAATTAGCTCTTAGTGCTCATCCTAAAGTGATGTTTGGTTCAGATTCAGCTCCTCATCAAAAAAATACAAAAGAGTGTCATCATGGAGCAGCTGGTGTATTTACTTCACCTATCGCACTTCAGGTACTAACACAGCTTTTTGAAGAGCATGGAAAACTAGATAACTTAAATGCTTTTATTAGTTTAAATGCACAAAGAATTTATAATCTAAATCCAATTAAAAAAGAGATTAGATTAATCAAAAAAGATTTCATAGTTCCAGAGGTATACTCATATAAAAGCGAGCAGGTCGTTCCATTATTTGCAGGGCAAAAACTTGTTTGGAGTATTTCTTAA
- a CDS encoding RraA family protein, which yields MDYKKFADFSPCDYAGPLKRESFMDSGIKELWTGIPRISGPAFTVEMVAGENLALHRAIYEAPIGSIIVAQSNTIDYSVIGGNVALIAKKRGITGFVIDGTVRDIAEIRENEVAIFGRGVLPMPGGKKNAVPVNVPIKAGGISVNPGDIIVADEEGVVVIPKDKSEEIYEKTKSNVEKERAMSFEQWASNHKEKIDSFYK from the coding sequence ATGGATTATAAAAAGTTTGCAGATTTTTCCCCTTGTGATTATGCAGGACCATTAAAAAGAGAGAGTTTTATGGATTCTGGTATAAAAGAGTTATGGACAGGTATTCCAAGAATATCAGGACCTGCGTTTACTGTTGAGATGGTAGCAGGTGAAAATTTAGCTCTTCATAGAGCAATATATGAAGCACCTATAGGCTCTATTATTGTAGCTCAGTCAAATACTATTGATTATTCAGTAATTGGTGGAAATGTTGCTTTAATTGCTAAAAAAAGAGGAATAACAGGTTTTGTAATTGATGGAACAGTAAGAGATATAGCTGAAATAAGAGAAAATGAAGTGGCAATATTTGGAAGAGGTGTATTACCCATGCCAGGAGGCAAAAAAAATGCAGTTCCAGTTAATGTTCCTATTAAAGCAGGTGGTATATCTGTAAATCCTGGTGATATAATAGTTGCTGATGAAGAGGGAGTTGTTGTTATTCCAAAAGATAAATCAGAAGAGATTTATGAAAAAACTAAATCAAATGTTGAAAAAGAAAGAGCCATGAGTTTTGAGCAATGGGCTTCTAATCATAAAGAAAAAATAGACTCATTTTATAAGTAA
- the hisI gene encoding phosphoribosyl-AMP cyclohydrolase, with product MKIDFKKSNGLVPVITQEYKTNEVLMLGYMNKEALDLTLETRVVHYFSRSKNRIWKKGESSGHIQKLIDLKVDCDLDTILATVEQVGGSACHTGAKSCFFRSYKAEIKENYI from the coding sequence ATGAAAATTGATTTTAAAAAATCTAATGGTTTAGTTCCAGTTATCACACAAGAGTATAAAACAAATGAAGTCTTAATGCTTGGATATATGAATAAAGAAGCTTTAGACTTAACTCTTGAAACAAGAGTTGTACACTACTTTTCAAGAAGTAAAAACAGAATATGGAAAAAAGGCGAAAGCAGTGGTCATATTCAAAAACTAATAGATTTAAAAGTTGATTGTGATTTAGACACAATTTTAGCTACGGTTGAACAAGTAGGAGGTTCTGCTTGCCATACTGGTGCAAAGTCATGCTTTTTCAGGTCATATAAAGCTGAAATAAAAGAGAATTATATTTAA
- a CDS encoding diguanylate cyclase: MSFLYKFKTKQIFFSVIILEALAIFLILNYIFTSLSNQTKNQALENLQTISLKVSEQVDSELKKVQYSTKIIADAYMRNYEQIKENSKTPVDEWKNKMIENTHTRSFIYDGLNNPETKHMSHELQSFVDKKTLFNKNVVYRLETAEKLKELFHGIYRNYKYSYIYISTYNNVLHIYPTVNLKYEKHAAAPTTQHWYEAADFKNKTYGWEEPYSDLSGVGQMVTVSYPFYDRTEKLQGVVSHDITIQQILEKFMKNIELYDNSTTIVISQKGKAISTNNQKYNDEIELKNKDSYRGLLYYLNNKDLEELKKNNTEYINSQNSWLNNLSSQAIHNLKDKPYYSFEFTKENDNENRIHQVSAVRIPTTNWIIINTVPNKQILGQLNESSLQTQIAIAVLLSVLYLIIGLVYYIRFFVPIEEITDITNKIAKGELNHKIKTNYAGEIGNLFMNYSKMIKNLLLAKELSQKYNSKLEDEIKIRTAQIEEKNKQLLELSTRDNLTKLYNRNKLDEVLISEVNRANRYNKPFGIVFIDIDYFKKVNDTYGHQVGDDILKEFAKIIHDNLRKTDILGRWGGEEFMIICCETDLEGILILAEKIRKEIAIYDFGIKEQKTASLGITTYKKDETINELIKRADTALYMAKNKGRNTIEFL; this comes from the coding sequence ATGTCATTTTTATATAAATTTAAGACAAAACAAATATTTTTCTCTGTGATTATACTTGAAGCATTAGCAATTTTTTTAATATTAAATTATATATTTACTTCATTGTCCAATCAAACTAAAAATCAAGCATTAGAAAACCTTCAAACAATCTCTTTAAAAGTTTCAGAACAAGTTGACTCTGAACTAAAAAAAGTTCAATACTCAACAAAAATCATTGCTGATGCATATATGAGAAATTATGAACAAATTAAAGAAAATAGTAAGACCCCTGTAGATGAGTGGAAAAACAAAATGATTGAAAACACTCATACAAGAAGTTTTATATATGATGGTTTAAATAATCCTGAAACTAAACATATGAGTCATGAGTTGCAAAGCTTTGTGGATAAAAAAACTCTGTTTAATAAAAACGTGGTTTATAGATTAGAAACAGCAGAAAAATTAAAAGAACTATTTCATGGTATCTACAGAAACTATAAATACTCTTATATTTATATTAGTACATACAATAATGTACTTCATATCTATCCAACTGTAAACTTGAAGTATGAAAAACATGCAGCAGCACCTACAACACAACATTGGTATGAAGCTGCTGATTTTAAAAACAAAACTTATGGGTGGGAAGAACCCTACAGTGACTTAAGTGGCGTTGGGCAAATGGTTACTGTTTCTTATCCTTTTTATGACAGAACTGAAAAACTACAAGGTGTTGTTTCTCATGATATAACTATTCAACAAATTCTTGAAAAATTCATGAAAAATATTGAACTTTATGATAATTCAACTACTATTGTAATTTCTCAAAAAGGAAAAGCAATATCAACAAACAATCAAAAATATAATGATGAAATAGAACTTAAAAATAAAGATTCATATAGGGGTTTACTATACTATTTAAATAATAAAGATTTAGAAGAACTTAAAAAAAATAATACAGAATATATAAATTCTCAAAACTCATGGTTAAACAACTTATCAAGTCAAGCAATACATAACTTGAAAGATAAACCATACTATTCCTTTGAATTTACGAAAGAAAACGATAATGAGAATAGAATACATCAGGTTTCTGCTGTAAGAATTCCTACAACAAATTGGATTATAATAAATACAGTTCCAAATAAACAAATTTTAGGACAGTTAAATGAATCAAGTCTTCAAACACAAATAGCCATAGCTGTTTTATTATCCGTACTTTATTTAATAATTGGTTTAGTTTACTATATAAGATTTTTTGTTCCTATTGAAGAAATTACAGATATTACAAACAAGATTGCAAAAGGCGAATTAAACCATAAAATCAAAACAAACTATGCAGGGGAAATAGGCAATTTATTTATGAACTATTCAAAAATGATTAAAAACTTGCTTTTAGCGAAAGAATTATCCCAAAAATATAATTCAAAATTAGAAGATGAAATAAAAATTAGAACAGCTCAAATTGAAGAAAAAAACAAACAACTATTAGAACTATCCACAAGAGATAATCTTACAAAACTTTATAATAGAAATAAACTAGATGAAGTTCTAATTTCAGAGGTAAATAGAGCAAATAGATATAACAAACCCTTTGGTATTGTCTTTATTGATATAGATTATTTTAAAAAAGTAAATGATACTTATGGGCATCAAGTAGGAGACGATATATTAAAAGAGTTTGCAAAAATAATACATGACAATTTAAGAAAAACTGATATCCTTGGAAGATGGGGTGGAGAAGAGTTTATGATTATTTGCTGTGAAACAGATCTTGAAGGTATATTAATATTAGCAGAAAAAATAAGAAAAGAAATAGCAATTTATGATTTTGGAATAAAAGAACAAAAAACAGCTAGCCTTGGTATAACTACATATAAAAAAGATGAAACAATAAATGAACTAATTAAAAGAGCAGATACTGCTCTTTATATGGCTAAGAATAAAGGTAGAAATACTATAGAATTTCTATAA
- a CDS encoding GGDEF domain-containing protein → MKKRISYNKFVRNTILLSISIVLAIFIIFGLYFKSISIDKSIKDDTQIMADLIFQNLYTVMKNGGDKQSLDETIEHLQKTVPHIKIEILKEENHLSNTHVDNSVFDFKEAVINKHDKHLDFSSPILFKAECIKCHSDSKVNDVAGIVHIEHPILDLKISLKDILIMAGTLLLIIVIVFFSTLYHYLNKYFVEPILNLAKQVKSTSSHHDLNTQISIETKIKELKLLEESFNQQNKELVSSYQTIVSQSNTDSLTKIFNRKKFDEYSSLFFSDAKRNSHNFSLVLIDLNKFKPINDTYGHDVGDEVLIFFTKLISQNIRETDFFFRIGGDEFILLLPENDKDSTQVVIKKIKENLKSNLFTFEDIKIELSASFGVCQFENSFKDINNMMKIADTNMYEDKKNYPRER, encoded by the coding sequence TTGAAAAAAAGAATTAGTTATAATAAATTTGTTAGAAACACAATATTACTTTCAATATCTATTGTTTTAGCGATATTTATAATATTTGGATTATACTTTAAATCAATAAGTATTGATAAAAGTATCAAAGATGACACGCAAATAATGGCTGATTTAATCTTCCAAAATTTATATACAGTTATGAAAAATGGTGGAGATAAACAAAGTTTAGATGAAACAATAGAACATTTACAAAAAACTGTTCCTCATATAAAAATTGAAATTTTAAAAGAAGAAAACCACTTATCAAATACCCATGTAGATAATAGTGTTTTTGATTTTAAAGAAGCTGTTATAAACAAGCATGATAAGCATTTAGATTTCAGTTCTCCTATTCTTTTTAAAGCTGAGTGTATTAAGTGTCATAGTGATTCTAAAGTAAATGATGTAGCAGGTATTGTTCATATTGAACATCCTATTTTGGACTTAAAAATATCATTAAAAGATATTTTAATCATGGCAGGAACTTTACTTTTGATTATAGTTATTGTATTTTTCTCAACTTTATATCACTATTTAAATAAATATTTTGTAGAGCCTATTTTAAATTTAGCAAAGCAAGTAAAAAGCACTTCTAGTCATCATGATTTAAATACTCAAATATCAATTGAAACAAAAATAAAAGAGTTAAAACTACTTGAAGAGTCTTTTAATCAACAGAATAAAGAACTTGTTAGTTCCTACCAAACAATAGTAAGTCAAAGTAATACTGACTCTTTAACAAAAATCTTTAATAGAAAGAAGTTTGATGAATACTCTTCTTTATTCTTTAGTGATGCAAAAAGAAACAGTCACAATTTCTCTTTAGTTTTAATTGATTTAAATAAATTCAAACCAATAAATGACACTTATGGTCATGATGTAGGAGATGAAGTTTTAATATTTTTCACTAAATTAATATCACAAAATATAAGAGAAACAGATTTCTTTTTTAGAATTGGTGGTGATGAGTTTATACTTTTACTTCCTGAAAATGATAAAGATAGTACACAAGTAGTAATAAAAAAAATAAAAGAAAATCTAAAATCAAATCTATTTACTTTTGAAGATATAAAAATAGAACTAAGTGCTTCTTTCGGTGTTTGTCAATTTGAAAACTCTTTTAAAGATATAAATAATATGATGAAAATAGCAGATACAAATATGTATGAAGATAAGAAAAACTACCCAAGAGAAAGGTAG